In Epinephelus fuscoguttatus linkage group LG15, E.fuscoguttatus.final_Chr_v1, a genomic segment contains:
- the LOC125901924 gene encoding uncharacterized protein LOC125901924 isoform X1, translating to MACGESGGNKNLLCLGILVVASSFCHCTRLTRLKALDKLRGNSTLSKGQAEGGDLRHGRLLIGQNSLQADELKGTKATENVLDVDTDYQEDMGWGEPKQPKGQVSGVSRPNSETYSAVVERLLRMEPKVECTGDSMKLQVQDAASTCGSLFFVDRGSRMSPLPLSKLPSSCGYTIKSTRRDLVLVAPYDGCFVALEEDSYILPLRWCGLPVRMSCPLTRQSSPNPPMVTCHAVGMVVKTTWTVSVADLHLKLNGNWEPLMKASPRCGFSVVVHPEGVVISVHYAPCLEKKDGMYTLELAGDGEIQISCPSLSPAQTEQPKKPGKVEHPSTPSLKNPAQSVLQVPKIPEAPSKKPNQEPKDVYHPPLPSYPNFFYPFPGKPNMNPAPTVQPSPQTVPPAKLPVTPKGQVPQPFIPSPFYPWPAQPVVPVAREGKDNPTIAPIPPEPEAPQGQVHQPSYPYPFYPQPVPEKPTAAPKPPQPEAPQGQVQQPSYPYPFYPQPEPEKPTAAPKPEPEAPQGQVQQPLYPYPFPFYPQPEKPTTAPKPPQPEAPQGQVQQPFYPYPFPFYPQPEPEKPTAAPKPPQPEAPQGQVQQPFYPYPFHPQPEKPTAAPKPPQPEAPRGQVQQPFYPQPEPEKPTAAPRPPQPEAPQGQVQQPFYPYPFYRQPEPEKPTAAPKPPQPEAPQGQVQQPFYPYPFPFYPQPEKPTTAPKPPQPEAPQGQVHKPFYPFYRQPAPEYQPAAVPKPPATETPKGQEQKPAYPQDPQPETPYMPPVYCPQFCPLGFSNCCPQIAFHQHLHQIVPAGIGSENAPLHYPLLPFLPSKVYNGFGNGLSSAPPFQMPTEATTTSTSAPTSSQSLPYGKEKQPPDGNPAVLNILSMPNKPEQPIYPYIVPNSLYPNWPYLLQNSPQHQPPAHYNMPSKPQTPGSDPVNPLLQYEPHNLQPPKQQNSQLPASFMPYNGQYLQQQQNQPTAKELQPSNQNPSDSKEPMPPKVQSELDPFLIPYYMLQDDQSKTQDKSTTPNPLQPSWNASRKSPKPEQTVHPYSDPKSYVLLQHGPPGREPNRLNESPLHFKYPAGDADFLAQNPARQHSGKPQHPENSKPPHEKPQHPKQPGKEISSPFPKVNYMPRSGDNSDVPFYSSNGPHFAPLPQDPSVSTTHLNPKFKGFWRPMTPLGSGQRIQPLVPGTSFKRRSSTADDQAKGLNQPIQREVGNWKP from the exons ATGGCGTGTGGAGAAAGCGGGGGCAATAAGAATTTACTATGTTTAGGAATTTTAGTGGTTGCTAGTTCATTTTGCCATTGCACAAGACTGACAAGGCTTAAAGCATTGGATAAATTAAGAGGAAACTCGACACTTAGCAAAGGTCAAGCTGAAGGAGGTGATCTGCGCCATGGAAGACTCTTAATTGGGCAAAATTCATTGCAAGCTGATGAACTCAAAGGAACAAAGGCCACTGAAAACGTTCTGGATGTTGATACAGATTACCAAGAAGACATGG gTTGGGGGGAGCCCAAGCAACCCAAAGGACAGGTTAGTGGCGTTTCAAGGCCAAATTCGGAGACATACAGCGCAGTAGTGGAACGACTCCTTAGAATGGAACCAAAGGTTGAATGCACAGGAGACTCCATGAAGCTTCAGGTTCAAGATGCTGCCTCTACCTGTGGATCTCTGTTCTTTGTGGACAGAG GAAGTCGCATGTCACCCCTGCCTCTGTCCAAGTTGCCATCAAGCTGCGGATACACTATCAAGTCAACACGGAGAGATTTGGTCTTGGTCGCACCTTACGATGGTTGCTTTGTCGCTCTTGAG GAGGATAGCTACATTCTTCCATTACGTTGGTGTGGGTTACCAGTGAGGATGTCATGCCCTTTGACGAGGCAGTCTTCACCTAACCCTCCGATGGTCACCTGCCACGCTGTGGGCATGGTTGTGAAAACAACATGGACGGTCTCTGTTGCTGACCTTCACTTAAAAT TGAATGGCAACTGGGAGCCACTGATGAaggcatcacccagatgtgggTTCAGTGTGGTTGTACATCCTGAAGGTGTGGTCATCTCTGTTCACTATGCACCCTGCCTGGAGAAAAAG GATGGAATGTACACCCTTGAATTGGCTGGAGATGGAGAAATCCAAATTTCCTGTCCATCACTGTCACCAGCTCAAACTGAACAGCCCAAAAAGCCTGGCAAAGTGGAGCATCCCTCCACCCCTTCTCTGAAAAATCCAGCACAATCTGTTCTCCAGGTGCCGAAGATTCCAGAAGCACCGAGCAAAAAACCAAATCAAGAGCCAAAGGATGTTTATCATCCTCCATTACCTTCCTACCCCAATTTCTTTTACCCCTTTCCTGGAAAACCAAACATGAATCCTGCACCTACTGTACAGCCATCCCCACAAACTGTCCCTCCTGCAAAGCTGCCGGTGACTCCCAAGGGACAAGTGCCCCAACCATTCATTCCTTCACCATTTTATCCCTGGCCAGCCCAACCAGTAGTGCCTGTTGCAAGAGAGGGCAAAGATAACCCAACTATTGCTCCAATACCTCCTGAGCCCGAAGCCCCACAGGGCCAAGTACACCAGCCATCCTACCCCTACCCCTTCTACCCTCAGCCAGTTCCTGAAAAGCCAACTGCTGCTCCAAAACCTCCACAGCCTGAAGCCCCTCAGGGCCAAGTACAGCAGCCATCCTACCCCTACCCCTTCTACCCTCAGCCAGAGCCTGAAAAGCCAACTGCTGCTCCAAAACCTGAGCCTGAAGCCCCTCAGGGCCAAGTACAGCAACCACTCTACCCATACCCCTTTCCCTTCTACCCTCAGCCAGAAAAGCCAACTACTGCTCCCAAACCTCCACAGCCTGAAGCCCCTCAGGGCCAAGTACAGCAACCATTCTACCCCTACCCCTTTCCCTTCTACCCTCAGCCAGAGCCAGAAAAGCCAACTGCTGCTCCAAAACCTCCACAGCCTGAAGCCCCTCAGGGCCAAGTACAGCAACCATTCTACCCCTACCCCTTCCACCCTCAGCCAGAAAAGCCAACTGCTGCTCCAAAACCTCCACAGCCAGAAGCTCCTCGGGGCCAGGTACAGCAGCCATTCTACCCTCAGCCAGAGCCAGAAAAGCCAACTGCTGCTCCCAGACCTCCACAGCCTGAAGCCCCTCAGGGCCAAGTACAGCAACCATTCTACCCCTACCCCTTCTACCGTCAGCCAGAGCCTGAAAAGCCAACTGCTGCTCCCAAACCTCCACAGCCTGAAGCCCCTCAGGGCCAAGTACAGCAACCATTCTACCCCTACCCCTTCCCTTTCTACCCTCAGCCAGAAAAGCCAACTACTGCTCCAAAACCTCCACAGCCTGAAGCCCCTCAGGGCCAAGTACACAAGCCATTCTACCCCTTCTACCGTCAGCCAGCCCCTGAATATCAGCCAGCTGCTGTTCCAAAGCCCCCAGCAACAGAAACTCCTAagggacaagaacaaaaaccTGCTTATCCACAAGACCCTCAACCAGAGACTCCATATATGCCACCTGTCTACTGCCCTCAGTTTTGCCCACTTGGATTTTCTAATTGCTGTCCACAAATTGCTTTTCATCAACATCTACATCAAATTGTTCCTGCTGGTATTGGCAGTGAAAATGCACCTTTACACTATCCATTACTGCCATTCCTCCCTTCAAAGGTGTATAATGGGTTTGGCAATGGCTTGAGTTCTGCTCCTCCTTTTCAAATGCCAACTGAAGCTACCACAACTTCCACCTCTGCACCTACTTCATCTCAGTCCCTTCCATATGGAAAGGAGAAGCAGCCACCAGATGGCAACCCTGCTGTACTCAATATTCTCAGCATGCCTAACAAACCTGAGCAGCCAATTTACCCTTATATTGTCCCAAACTCACTGTATCCTAACTGGCCATATCTGCTGCAAAACTCACCACAACACCAACCACCAGCTCACTACAATATGCCCTCTAAACCACAGACTCCAGGAAGTGACCCAGTAAATCCATTGCTACAGTATGAGCCACATAACCTACAGCCACCAAAGCAGCAAAACAGCCAACTACCGGCCAGTTTCATGCCTTATAATGGTCAGTATctacaacagcagcaaaatcaGCCGACAGCGAAGGAACTACAACCATCTAACCAAAATCCCAGTGACTCTAAAGAGCCAATGCCTCCTAAAGTCCAAAGTGAACTTGATCCTTTTCTGATCCCATACTACATGCTTCAAGATGATCAATCAAAAACTCAAGACAAGTCAACAACCCCCAACCCCTTGCAGCCATCTTGGAATGCCTCAAGGAAATCCCCTAAACCTGAACAGACTGTGCACCCCTATTCTGACCCAAAGAGTTATGTGCTGCTACAGCATGGCCCACCAGGTAGGGAGCCCAACAGGCTAAATGAATCTCCACTCCATTTCAAATACCCAGCTGGTGATGCAGACTTCCTGGCACAAAATCCTGCAAGGCAACACAGCGGTAAACCCCAACATCCTGAGAATTCAAAGCCCCCACATGAAAAACCTCAACACCCCAAACAGCCAGGGAAGGAAATATCCAGTCCCTTCCCTAAAGTCAACTACATGCCAAGGTCTGGTGATAACTCAGATGTACCATTTTACTCTTCGAATGGCCCTCATTTTGCACCTTTGCCCCAGGACCCCTCTGTCAGCACAACACATTTAAATCCAAAATTCAAAGGCTTCTGGAGGCCTATGACACCCCTGGGCTCTGGCCAAAGGATTCAACCTCTTGTTCCTGGAACGTCATTTAAACGGAGGAGCTCCACAGCTGACGACCAAGCAAAGG GACTGAACCAACCTATTCAGAGAGAAGTTGGAAATTGGAAGCCATAA